The segment GCTCATGGACGATGTAATAGACGACATGGCTGGCATGGGAAAACTCGAAACATTCGGACCAACGTCTGGCCTGTCCTTGCCAAGCGATGGTGTTTCAGAGAGCAGCCGCAGCACCTGACGGAGTTCAGCCAGGTAGCGTCGCGCCTGGGCTTCGCCCCACTGGCTTACGGTGAATCGACGAATGTCGAGCAGATCCGACTGGGCAACCGGCGTAAGGCGAAAACCCCTCTTTAATCGTGCAGGCCGTCCTCG is part of the Gammaproteobacteria bacterium genome and harbors:
- a CDS encoding type II toxin-antitoxin system RelE/ParE family toxin, which encodes MLDIRRFTVSQWGEAQARRYLAELRQVLRLLSETPSLGKDRPDVGPNVSSFPMPAMSSITSSMSSSS